GCGTAGCCAGTGGCTTGGGGTCGCTATGCCTGGTGGCTTGCTTTATTGCAAGCAAGAGTCTGCAGATGATCAAGTAAATCTTGCAGGGCCAGCCCAGTTTGTATTTGAAGGAACCATCGAGATTTAGTCCGACCCTCGCAAAGTCTCTGGTGGCGCTGACTTAGGGGAGGGAAAATTCACCCTCTTTGTTACGCTGTAACAAATTGGTATGCTTTTTCTATACCTTTAACTCTGACTCCAGCCAGCTGCAACTTGCATTCCCTACATAACGGGAGTAAAGAGAGGGAGTAAGGCATTAAAAAAGGTCCGACACGAACGATGCAAGAAGAGCTTCAACTCAAGCTATTGCCCATCACACTAGGTTTGCGTTTATATCATCGCCATGAGGTTCATGGCCTTGAAAATATCCCAGCAAGCGGTCCGGTGATTATTGCCTGTAACCATAGCCTAGCGACCTATGACATATCTCTACTGATGAGCGCTGTTTATCAGAAGCTGCACCGCTTCCCTCGGGCACTGATCGATCGTGCATTCTACCGCATCCCTGGTTTAGGGGAACTGATGGAAAAACTGGGCTGCATCGTTGGCAGCCAGGAAAATGCTCAGTCTTTGCTATCTAATGGAGAAATACTCTACCTGGCTCCTGGGGGCATGCAGGAGTCCCTGAGACCATCCACTGATCGCTACCGAGTCCTATGGACCAAGCGTAAAGGCTTTGCAAAACTAGCCATCGACTCCGGCGCTCCTGTAATTCTTGCGGCTTGCCCTAAGGCCGATGATATTTTCACGGTTTATGAGAACGGGGTTACAGACTGGATCTATAGAAACTTTAAAATGCCATTTTTCTTAGCCCGAGGGCTTGGCCCCACTGTGATGCCAAAGCCTGTAAAGCTGGATCACTATCTCAGCCGCGCCTTTTACCCCCCAAAGAAAAACCATGACCCCGTTGCTTACAAGCGCCAGGTATACAACTTTCATCGCAAGCTGGTGCAAGAAATGAATCGTATGATCGACGAAGGTGTGATTCCTAGTGATCAGCTACCTCCTTACGAATAACGGGAGCCGGCCTCCTGCTTGATTCAGGCTTGAGATTCACGCATAGTGCTGAAAAACCACTCTGCGAGGAATTGATGAAGAAGCTTACCATTGCGGCCACTGCCCTTATATTCTCCCTTATTATTGGGTTTACCTATCGTATCGAAATATTGAATATGCCAATGCACCTCTTGATCCGAGATGATCAGCCCAAAAAAGGAGCAGACTATATTCTAATCATGATGGGTGGGGTGTCCGACCGCACAGAGCACGCTGCCAAGCTCTTGCAAGAAGGCTATGCTAAAAAAATCATCTTTGCCGAAGCTGAGCAAACAAAGGCTATGAAGATGGGCTTCCGTATGCCTGATGGTCAGGCAACCCTCTCCATTCTCAAGCTCCTAGAGGTGCCAGATGACAAGATCGAGTTTTTGGCAGACTCTGCCAACACTTCAAGCCAAGAAGAAGTCCAGCTCATTTTAGAGCACATCCAAACCATCAATCCAGAGGCCGAGAGGCTGATCCTTGTGACTAGCTGGTTTCACTCAAGCAGGGCAACTTGGATCATCGAGCGACAAAATACCACACCCATCAAGATCGAGTCCCTACCTACTCCCCCCCCTGCCACCTGGTGGGGGAAGGAGAGCGATTTTTTGCATGTCTTCACTGAATATCTCAAGTGGACCTACTATTTGCTTGTGTATTGAGCTGAGGTTTTGTGATTTTCTAACAACGAAATGGAGACTTCCCGATTTTTTCGCAATACGCGACTAATTGACACTGTGGTGTAGGGGTGGAATATTTATGCGTTGAGGTAGAGAGTTGGTTAAGTAATTTATTTTTGTTGGTTTTCTTCTACTTGAGCTTCCTTGCTGTAAATTGTTCTTGAAGCCTGGGAAGGGGTCATCTAAGACTTGAGTTGTTACATTAAACGTATCACCTGATGAGGTTAGACTCTTGCTTCAACACTCTGAATTCAACGGGCTGAAGGAAAAAGCAGCACCAGGAACCCATCAGGCAGCATGGCAGCTTGTCAAAAGGCACGGCTTTTCCGCAGACACCTCCTGCCTAGACCTAGCAGCTGGAAATGGTGCATTTACGGCTCGATTCGTCGATTCTGGTTTCACTGATTTAAGTGTGAGCGAACTACATAGCAAAGACTTTAAACTTCCAGTCAGGAGTTTTTTTGATTGGGATCTTAATCAAAGCTTTTCCAGCCTCGTTGAAAAGAGATATGGCCTCGTAACTGCTATTGAGATCATCGAGCATCTGGATAGCCCACTCCACTTTCTAAGGGAGATCCATAACCTTCTCGACAAAGAAGGACACCTATTGCTCACAACTCCCAACGTTCAAAATGTCATGTCACGCCTTAAGTTCCTCCTTAAGGGAGAGCTAAAGTCTTTTAGCTATAGCGATTTTATCGATCAGCGTCATATTCACGGAATTACTGACCATCAAATAAAGATCTTTTTTGAAATTGTTGGTTTTGAAGTTGTCCATCAAACTTCTGCGGGAAGCTTCTATAGTAGCCTTAAGAAAAAATTTCTCGCTCCGGTCCAGTTTTTGATGAGCAAAGTGCTGAAGGGCTATCTTGCTCCGGGGGATGTTAACATTTACCTTGTCAGAAAGACTAGTGCACGCTCGCAGTTAAGCAATAGCCTTGACCACTACATGCATGTTGCCAACGAGATCTCATAGTGAAAATCCTCTATCTCCTACCCTTCTTTGACGAAGATCGAAATAGTTTTTCTAAGCTGCTAGCTCCCATTCTCGACGAACTCATCGCGCAGAAGATTCCTTTTGAAATCTGGTCAAGTAACAGCTCTTATGAGGGCAGCTACCGTGACTACCATCATAAGATGTTTGCCATAAACTTTAAGTATGAATTTTTGACTTTTCTTCCCACTCTTTTTCTCACCAGTATTAAGGTATGGCGCTGGAAGAGGCGAAACCCTGACGGTTTAGTACATAATGTGGGTGGGGGCAATAGTTTGGTAAGTGACGTTATTACTTCCCATGCTTGTCACGCGCAATACCTAAAGCAGAAGATTGTCTATGGAGAACTCGGACGAGCTATTCTTAACCCCATACATGCAATGGTAATATGTACCGAATACTTTAACTTTAGACAGAAACTTAAAACGATATCCGTAAGCAATTACAATACGCACGGAATCAAAACTTACCACCCAAAAGCAGATGTGATCACCATCGAAAACGCATCTCCGGCAGCTCGCCGATCTTGGCGCAAAGAAAGACTCAAAAACTCAGTGTTTAAGATCATCTTTATTAGCAATAACCATCGGCGAAAAGGGCTTGAGCCTCTTCTCGATGCCATGGTAATGGCGAAAAAGCGAAATCTATCGTGGCAACTTTCTATCATCGGACAAGACCCTCAGCAAGACTATTGGTCACGGAAAGTTTCTGAGCTGAATATAGATGATAAAGTCACTTTTGAAGGGCATCAAGCCGATGTCATTGACGCGATGATCAAACATGACATTCTTTGCTTCCCGAGCCGCTATGAATCTTTTGGAATGATTTTCACCGAAGCAGCATCTATCGGACTGCCAGTTTTCGGAACTGACGTTGGCATACTATCGAAGCTATATCCAAGCTGGCCCCACCTACCTACTCTATGTAAGCATCCGGCCAGTGGCGAGGATATTTTCCAAGGCTTGGAGACGTTCTCGAATAATGATGAATTGCTTGAGTCTCTTGGCTCAGAACTGCAACAAGGGGCTAGCTTATTTAGCCTGGAGTCTATGGTGGAGCAACACCTACAAGTTTATCAAGGTGAACGTCAGCGGATTAAAGCGAGTCCCATCACTGCTTAATCGCTATAGGACTCACTGGAAACTAGCCTTTAGAAGGCCTCAATAATATGCCACTCTCGAATTATCTAGCCGAGCAACAGTACAGAGCCTGCGCATAAGTTGCTGCTGAGCCCCAAGTCTTATGACGAAACCCCGCCATGTACTCTCCAGCCGCACAAACACCAGATACCATTTGCCCCGTGCCACCGTTGTGACCTGATGTCCCGTAAGTTCTCCACGTGCAGCGTGATTGGTTGATATTAGCATTGTCTCCCTTAAGCCCTTGAGCGCCAGTTGCTCCGCGATCACCTTTATCACCTTTATCACCTTTATCACCTTTATCACCTTTATCGCCTTTATCGCCTTTCAAGCCACTAGGACTTCCAATCCATTCGCCATCTGTCCCGATGACTTCCGATAACTTCTTTCTTAGTTTTTCAATGGTTGCTTGCTGGACGGCGATCACCTTCTCAAGCTCAGCAGTATCGGCGCTTGCATAACTATCTGTAATCATTAGACAAATTATTATAAGAATACGATTCATATGGCTTCTCCATCGTAAGTTTTTAAATCTGCTCTGTCTTAGACCAAGCACAGTAGGTTCTATTCCGACACCTGATACGATTTTTTGAGACTAACTTCAAGCTATTTTGACCCACCTAAATAGATCGACGATCTTATAAAAGATGAGTCTTGTAAGATCTTATTCTAACGCTTTAATATAGAATGTTTTATTGGATAATAAATTTTATATTGGCAAAAACTCACAACCATGATATGCCATTAGTGCGTAACAAAGGTCGATTCTTGAAGGAGTTTTCGATTGAAGCGAGCACTACCCCTTACTATGCCATACCTACTATTGCTAGCCGTTATCACGGCACTTTCTTGCTCTAAACAAAGTAATAGCTATGATGAGTACTTATTTCGTTGTGGAATAAGCTCTCATCACAGTAGCAACCACCTGCTCATTGAAGTAGCCCGAGATGGTGAGTGGAGCGATATTGTTGCTACCCTACACCAAAGCTTGCGAGCATCCCAAAAACTTGAGACGCGAAAAAACTGCGTTTTAGTTCCCATTGATACCCCAGTCGATACGATGATCCAAGTTTCAGGTATTTCGCCTGACTCTACACTCGGCACCATTATCGACTATAATAGCCTCAAGAAAGAGCTGATCAATCCGGTCACCCTTCAAAAAATTGAAGGAGTTAGCACTGCTCAGTGGCAAAGGTGTGGTTTTTCATCCAGCAAGCCAGGCTATAAAACATCCTACCTGACCAACTTCGATAGCTTTCCTCTGTTGGGCAAGCATATTCAAGTAGCCTCCGCTGCTAATTTTACAATCAACGAATTAGAGATTTCACCACTTGGTTGCCTAAGATACCCAGATCTTTTATCAGACTTGAAAGTCTACTCTTCTGAGGAGAATAATGGAGACTCAGATCTGTTTCTTACACTCGATAAAAACCTATTAAGCCTTAGTGAACAAAGCTACCAACTTTGTAAAGACGGTGAGAGGTATGACCGGACTACAGGAACGTGCGTCGGTGATGAGATCTCTGTTATCATACCAAGAGCGCTAGAAACCTTTGATAGCTCTTACGATGTAACGTTTCAACAAGGAGTCTTAGTAGACCCGATCGAGGTATCACTACGCTCCCAGAACCAAAACACCGTATTCTCAATAAGCAGTGAAAAATGCAACTGGCTAGATATCGACCCGCGTACGAATACTATATCTGGAAAGACTCCCTTCGATTCACCTCTCGAGTGTAACCTCAATATCACCGCTACATTTGGAAGCGGTGGAAAAATCGACCGAAATCTTTCGATATTAATTGATCCAGACAACCCGCCTATATGGGTAAAAAAGCCTGAAAGGCTTGAATCACGAATTTATCTAGGGCAAAGTTTATTCCCTGTTATCTTCGAAGCGGATGATAGCGACTCCGACAACATCGAGATCACTCACTCGATCAAAGGTAGCAATTGTGACTGGATCACGCCTAGCCCCTATCCTATTCGAGACTCTATAAGGTTCGAAGGAACTACTAGCACTTTGAGTGAGGCGACTCAATGCAAGATCATCGTGACTGCAAAAACTCAGCAGGGTCGGACTATCGAAAGTAGTCATATCGTAAAAGTAGACAAAGAAGAGATTTGCGAGTCATTTTCCGACGTGGTAGCATCATTACCATCTTATGAAATTAAGGATTTTCCACTTTCAAGTAGCTTTCAAACTAAAGTTGACAGTCTTGGAAAAATACATATTCTAGACAGCACATCTCCAAACTCCTTTTATCTCAACACTCGTCAGTACTCTCAATGGGACAAGGTTATTTACCGCAAAAAAGCCGATGAAATACCCATTTTAGTATCGAGTAAGTGGTCTTCAACACCAAAGGTTCTTTTAATTTCAAAAGCGGACGGAACTCTCAGCTTTCATTCAGGCTCGTCGGTAAAGTATCAATTTAAGCTTAATTCCCCGCCAAATCTTAACGATGTTTGGGGAGTCGACTCGCTAGAGGACAAATTTGGTAACATCCTTCTAGTCATCACAAAAAAAGACTATATTATTGATATTTACCTAGAAAAAACGGATCTTGGATACAGGGCTTCATCAGGAATTTTCCAGCACTATGATATTGAGTCTAGGCCCAGCCTGGTGCAAATCGACGATACTATCCATTTAGCGTTGAAGCGAAATCATAAGATTGACCACCTCCTTAGAATAATTCCCTCGAACACGGGCTCCTGGAACATTAATCAGTCTTTTGGCGGTTGTATTGAGTCAGCACCATCTATCGCTGTAGTACAGAAAAACAGCCTATCTATTCTAGTGAACCAAAACGGATCAATGGTTAGCTATGACTATAAAAATGCCGAAGGTCGTCTAAAGTGGCAGAAGTCAGCCCTACTTGATATTGCTGGGTCAGGTAATCCACGCTACGGAAACACTCAAGATGAGCTAACAAACTACATTATCTCACCTCAGGGTGATCAAATTAAGGTGTATACTCTATTATCGATCGATAGCCTATCGATACAAACACAGCTGCTTGAGAAGCGATTCAATCCTACTTGCTACCATAGCGAAGAGGTAGGCATGCTTCCTGCTCGAACTCGAAACTTCTATGATGACTTAAACTTCGAAAATAATTGCCTCGACGATCTGATCAACTTCTACGGCCAACTTTGCTATGCTGGATATCAACCAGCATGCAAGGGAGTAGAAGTAGCTCAAGATGACGATGGCCAATGGTGGCGTTCCCCAAGGCAAGAGAGATTCCTGCCCAATAACTCTATAACAAACACTATCGTTCCCGGGGTAGCACTTTACTTTATCACTGAGTACAACCGTGCTAACGAACGTGACAAGGAAAGTCTTAGGTTTTCATTAAAAAAATGGGTCACCTTCATATTCGAAGGCCAGCAATATCAAGACCAACAAATCTGTAAACCTTTTGGGAATCTTCGAGAGAATCATCAAGCGAATGAGTGGACTCTCTACGTGCTCGCTAAGCTTTGGTCCTTCATGAACATGGCTGATATGCCTCTAGCATTGGAGAGGTGCACTGATTACGATCAGCTTCGAGTCATCAATACTTCACCCTCCACTAATACAATTAGCCAACTTGAATCTTCTATTAACTCAAGACTAGCTCCCGATACAGAGGGAGTTATGAGACTTGCTTATAATGGCTGGAAAGTTCACTACTTTGCCACTATAAACGAAGTAAGGAAACTGGTCGAAGACTCTGAGCCAGCAACAGAACTTATCTTTGAAAAAATCTACCATGCTGATCCAGGAAACCTTCTCTACAAATACTATTTTATCAGAGACTCTCAAGAAGAGACTACGACTACATTTACGGACCTTCAGGACGAACTACTAAAAGTCTGTGACTTAGACTTTGAGCAAGCAGATCGTTTCAATTGGAGGTGGGAACGAAATAGTAGTAATCCAGGGCTTGGCAAAAACATGATGGGTTGGGACTGTTTTTTCCTAGAGAAGCTTCTCGAAAAGCACAGCACTAAAACGGTCATTAGCCGAGATTCTATGCCTAGAGTTGCAGGCTATCTATGCGAATATTACGAGCTATTCATGCCAGGAAATGACTCAGCCATTCGACAGTTACAAAGACGCGGAAGTGTCTTCAAATACGACCCCGGTGAATTTGCCATTATATATCTCGGTTACTTATATACCAGCAGAAAGCTAGGTGCTGAAGAACTAGTACGGCTATCTAATAAAATGATTCTAGACAAGGATTTGAGTAATGCTGAAATTGCTCTCGAACTCGAAAAGGCGAAAACGTTTTTCAACGCACCATTCTATGACCCTTTAGTGTTTGACGGCATCAAAGATGAGCATATGATTTTTTATCTTAATCAAATAATGGCCGATTATTCTAAAAACCGTATTCCTCGCCTCTTTCATGATAACTTTTCGGAGTCAGAAAAGCAGGAATGCGTACGTTTGATGTTATCGGAACCGTATACCACTCAAACTCTAAATGACTATAAAAGATCTTTGCGAGGGAGCTATACGCTTAATGGCTACCGTGTGGTTGACTAGTAATATCACCCATACATAAGCGAGAGCTTTTACTGAACAACTACTAGTTCCATTATTAAATCGACCAAGTCAATCTTTGAGCTTGTGCTACCGCAACTTCTTTCTTGGTCAAGCCGAAGATTAAGCAAACCTCGATCGATATCCTAAAATTTCGCAATATATTGTTCTCATGTCTGTAAATAGAACAAGCAGATTGACGTGTAGATAAAATTGCGGCATTTCACCGAGGAAATCTATGAAAGATCATCTTTCTGCCATATTTTTCCTCGAAGCATGTCTAATATCGTTTACCAACCTCAATCTAGCACTGATTCATAAGCACATTTTTTCGTTTATCAGCCATTTATTCAGAGGAGTATAAGCCATGAAAAGAAGCACATTATTTGCACTCATTGCTATGTTTGGTCTAACTAGTTTTGGTTCTGCAGCTTATGCAGGATGGTCGGGATGGGTCAGAGAGCCAGGTATCGGAGTGAAAGCCCCAACGACCTCCCTGATGTTTAAAGGCGTAACTCACAAAGCAAAAAGGGTGGGCCAATACGAGATTCATTACAATAATAATCAAGGTGGAAGCGACAATGGATGGATGTTATTACCTGGTCAGACAGTTGCAAGCCCAACGTTAGCTCATGACGGCAAAAACCTCGCAATTTTTGTGAGGGGAGCTGACAACGCCCTGTATGTAATGTGGATGCATCGAGGTAGTGGCTACGGACATGGAAGCACCTGGGGAAAGTTAGACGGGCATA
This portion of the Pseudobacteriovorax antillogorgiicola genome encodes:
- a CDS encoding lysophospholipid acyltransferase family protein, which codes for MQEELQLKLLPITLGLRLYHRHEVHGLENIPASGPVIIACNHSLATYDISLLMSAVYQKLHRFPRALIDRAFYRIPGLGELMEKLGCIVGSQENAQSLLSNGEILYLAPGGMQESLRPSTDRYRVLWTKRKGFAKLAIDSGAPVILAACPKADDIFTVYENGVTDWIYRNFKMPFFLARGLGPTVMPKPVKLDHYLSRAFYPPKKNHDPVAYKRQVYNFHRKLVQEMNRMIDEGVIPSDQLPPYE
- a CDS encoding YdcF family protein, which gives rise to MKKLTIAATALIFSLIIGFTYRIEILNMPMHLLIRDDQPKKGADYILIMMGGVSDRTEHAAKLLQEGYAKKIIFAEAEQTKAMKMGFRMPDGQATLSILKLLEVPDDKIEFLADSANTSSQEEVQLILEHIQTINPEAERLILVTSWFHSSRATWIIERQNTTPIKIESLPTPPPATWWGKESDFLHVFTEYLKWTYYLLVY
- a CDS encoding class I SAM-dependent methyltransferase, producing the protein MLQHSEFNGLKEKAAPGTHQAAWQLVKRHGFSADTSCLDLAAGNGAFTARFVDSGFTDLSVSELHSKDFKLPVRSFFDWDLNQSFSSLVEKRYGLVTAIEIIEHLDSPLHFLREIHNLLDKEGHLLLTTPNVQNVMSRLKFLLKGELKSFSYSDFIDQRHIHGITDHQIKIFFEIVGFEVVHQTSAGSFYSSLKKKFLAPVQFLMSKVLKGYLAPGDVNIYLVRKTSARSQLSNSLDHYMHVANEIS
- a CDS encoding glycosyltransferase family 4 protein, with protein sequence MKILYLLPFFDEDRNSFSKLLAPILDELIAQKIPFEIWSSNSSYEGSYRDYHHKMFAINFKYEFLTFLPTLFLTSIKVWRWKRRNPDGLVHNVGGGNSLVSDVITSHACHAQYLKQKIVYGELGRAILNPIHAMVICTEYFNFRQKLKTISVSNYNTHGIKTYHPKADVITIENASPAARRSWRKERLKNSVFKIIFISNNHRRKGLEPLLDAMVMAKKRNLSWQLSIIGQDPQQDYWSRKVSELNIDDKVTFEGHQADVIDAMIKHDILCFPSRYESFGMIFTEAASIGLPVFGTDVGILSKLYPSWPHLPTLCKHPASGEDIFQGLETFSNNDELLESLGSELQQGASLFSLESMVEQHLQVYQGERQRIKASPITA